A window of uncultured Draconibacterium sp. contains these coding sequences:
- a CDS encoding glucoamylase family protein yields the protein MTKYFIIPAILFFLVSFGNAQEVYFFDEGTDANFYDQGIVDVNNLGGSSFKHTYPPGGSPSLWNDKVPCSAIAFKGNTSLKFNYVSAENGNWKVTIHRKSWAAADISTLDSLSFYIYSETELPKSALPLIGLFGEGGTSELYALADFNNNVPAAEWTRITFPLDTIIENNPGLDFTQSKAVVFNQSESNNSARLLLIDEITAFKSIETVPPVTEFLLKGYDSHVDLSWTQPTAGLLYRVYASFDGGQTFELRKETSESYYLDFVPATAKNSSIVYKLVAVSQNKESEPNEQSTEVWDFSDDELLNMIQEYSFRYFWEGAHQASGMALERSNGNGVTAASGATGFGLMAMIVAHEREYRPKEEIKDRIIKILKFLDNCEKHHGAWSHWYNADTYRTQPFTPDDDGGDLVETSFVAQALVALKNYFSGTDAKSVQIRGKADKLWKEIEWDWYRNGNQNVLFWHWSPNTDFQKNMKVSGWNECLGTYIMAASSPTYSIPKAVYTNGWAQNGNMVNPGRTYYGLEINLARNWGGPLFWIHYSHHGINPRGLTDEYANYWQEHVNTAKIHYEYAKANPLSFENYSENCWGLTASDDPDGYTAHKPMDNDNGTVSPTAALASMPYTPVESLKALNYFYRERGAELFGKYGPYDAFNDSRNWVKESYIGIDQGPIVIMIENYRTGLLWKNVMKDADVQAGLDKLGFQYEVITETKEIENRTDFVMYPNPASDKLSIKLNTIGTAGEIKFYAINGGLVKKVPINTISNQVNIDCSDLKNGVYVVEMEDGKNRNRQKLIIRK from the coding sequence ATGACTAAATACTTTATCATACCGGCAATCCTCTTTTTCCTTGTAAGTTTTGGGAATGCGCAGGAAGTGTACTTTTTTGATGAAGGCACCGATGCAAATTTTTACGACCAGGGAATTGTAGATGTGAATAATCTGGGAGGAAGCAGTTTTAAGCATACCTATCCTCCTGGCGGATCACCAAGTTTATGGAACGATAAAGTACCATGTTCTGCAATTGCTTTTAAGGGAAATACCTCGCTCAAATTTAATTACGTATCGGCTGAAAATGGCAATTGGAAAGTAACCATTCACCGAAAAAGCTGGGCTGCAGCCGATATTTCAACACTCGATTCACTCTCGTTTTACATTTATTCCGAAACAGAATTGCCCAAATCGGCACTTCCGCTTATCGGATTGTTTGGCGAAGGTGGTACTTCGGAGTTGTATGCTCTGGCCGATTTTAACAACAATGTGCCGGCAGCGGAGTGGACACGGATTACTTTTCCCCTGGACACCATTATTGAAAATAATCCCGGTCTGGATTTCACTCAAAGCAAAGCAGTGGTTTTTAACCAGTCGGAAAGCAACAACAGTGCTCGCTTACTATTAATCGACGAAATCACCGCTTTTAAAAGTATTGAAACTGTTCCGCCGGTTACCGAATTTCTGCTCAAAGGTTACGATAGCCACGTTGATTTGAGTTGGACTCAGCCCACGGCAGGACTGCTTTATCGCGTTTATGCTTCGTTTGATGGCGGGCAAACTTTTGAGTTGCGAAAAGAAACATCCGAAAGCTATTATCTTGATTTTGTTCCGGCAACGGCAAAAAATTCCAGCATAGTATATAAACTGGTTGCCGTGAGTCAAAACAAAGAATCGGAGCCTAATGAACAAAGTACTGAAGTTTGGGATTTTTCGGATGATGAACTGTTAAATATGATTCAGGAGTATTCGTTTCGTTATTTTTGGGAGGGTGCACATCAGGCAAGCGGAATGGCGCTGGAACGTTCAAATGGAAACGGCGTAACGGCTGCTTCGGGAGCCACCGGATTTGGTTTAATGGCAATGATTGTGGCGCACGAACGGGAATACCGCCCCAAAGAGGAAATAAAGGACCGGATTATAAAAATTTTGAAATTCCTTGATAACTGCGAAAAACATCACGGAGCCTGGTCGCATTGGTACAATGCCGATACATACAGAACCCAGCCTTTTACTCCCGACGATGATGGGGGCGACCTTGTGGAAACGTCGTTTGTAGCACAGGCACTTGTTGCTCTCAAAAATTACTTCTCAGGTACGGATGCCAAATCGGTTCAAATTCGCGGGAAGGCCGATAAATTGTGGAAGGAAATAGAATGGGACTGGTACCGAAACGGAAATCAGAATGTGCTGTTCTGGCATTGGTCGCCAAATACCGATTTTCAAAAGAACATGAAAGTAAGTGGTTGGAACGAATGTTTGGGAACCTACATTATGGCTGCATCATCGCCAACGTATTCTATTCCAAAGGCAGTGTATACCAATGGTTGGGCACAAAACGGGAATATGGTAAATCCGGGTAGAACTTATTATGGACTTGAAATAAATTTAGCCCGAAACTGGGGCGGACCTTTGTTTTGGATACATTACAGTCACCACGGAATAAATCCGCGAGGGTTAACCGACGAATATGCAAATTATTGGCAGGAGCATGTAAACACTGCAAAAATTCATTACGAATATGCAAAAGCCAATCCCTTAAGTTTTGAAAATTACAGCGAAAATTGCTGGGGATTAACAGCCAGCGACGATCCGGATGGTTACACCGCTCACAAACCTATGGACAACGACAACGGAACTGTGAGCCCCACTGCTGCTTTGGCAAGTATGCCTTATACTCCTGTTGAATCCTTAAAAGCATTGAACTATTTCTACCGCGAACGGGGTGCCGAATTATTTGGGAAATACGGACCGTACGATGCATTTAACGATAGCCGCAATTGGGTAAAAGAATCGTATATTGGAATAGATCAGGGACCAATTGTAATCATGATTGAAAATTACCGGACCGGTTTGCTTTGGAAAAATGTGATGAAAGATGCCGATGTACAGGCAGGTCTGGACAAATTGGGTTTTCAATATGAAGTAATTACGGAAACAAAGGAGATCGAAAATCGTACTGATTTTGTTATGTATCCAAATCCTGCAAGCGATAAACTTAGTATTAAGCTTAATACAATCGGAACGGCCGGTGAAATAAAGTTTTATGCAATTAATGGCGGGCTGGTAAAAAAGGTTCCGATTAATACTATATCAAACCAGGTAAACATCGATTGTTCTGATTTAAAAAATGGTGTTTATGTGGTTGAAATGGAGGATGGGAAAAACAGAAACAGGCAGAAGTTAATTATCCGGAAATAA
- a CDS encoding LamG-like jellyroll fold domain-containing protein, with the protein MKTYIKLIILALTVFTFNACDQNYIDEISAVAPGADEDAPEITISFPVEGTLIQVPELVASIDIKFEVTDDIEIGSISVKIDGNEIAAYSSFKDYRRSVEELTFDQVTNGEHTLVVTATDLENKSSSKTVNFQKAPPYSPLYDGEVFFMPFDNEYMEMISFKNATEVGNPGFAGTSIISGDGVNAYKGTVDSYLTFPTEGLKSTEFSAAFWYYVDANPTRAGILSTGASADSRNQGFRLFREGSATEQRIKLNVGIGTGESWNDGDVIDATAGEWVHIAFTISDTKNSIFINGAEVRSSDMTGALDWTGCENITIGAGGETFSYWNHLSDFSYIDELRFFDKALTAGEIQTIINNDKPYEPKYSGEVFYLPFEGNYMDWVTGESAGQVGTTGFNAGKSGQAFAGATDSYITFPAERFKADEFSATLWVNVNSTPDRAGIISVGASADSRNQGFRLFREGSATEQRIKLNVGTGAGESWNDGDVIDVTAGDWVHVAITISQTKNTIYFNGEEMRSSEMAGFDWTDCETLTIGAGGETFSYWNHLSDLSLFDEIRFFNKALTQAEVQAVYNDEK; encoded by the coding sequence ATGAAGACATATATAAAATTAATAATACTTGCATTGACGGTTTTTACATTCAATGCATGCGACCAGAATTACATCGATGAGATATCTGCGGTTGCCCCGGGAGCCGATGAAGATGCTCCTGAAATTACAATCAGTTTTCCAGTGGAAGGCACATTAATTCAGGTGCCCGAACTTGTGGCTTCGATCGACATTAAATTCGAAGTAACTGATGACATTGAAATTGGCTCGATTTCGGTAAAAATTGATGGAAACGAGATTGCCGCGTACAGTAGTTTTAAAGATTACAGAAGATCGGTTGAAGAGTTAACATTTGACCAGGTTACAAACGGCGAGCACACACTTGTTGTTACTGCCACCGATTTGGAAAACAAAAGTTCTTCAAAAACGGTGAACTTTCAGAAGGCACCACCTTACAGCCCGTTGTATGATGGCGAGGTATTTTTTATGCCTTTCGACAACGAATACATGGAAATGATCAGTTTTAAAAATGCAACCGAAGTTGGCAATCCTGGATTTGCAGGAACAAGTATTATTTCGGGCGATGGCGTAAATGCATATAAAGGAACTGTTGATTCGTACCTGACTTTCCCAACCGAAGGATTAAAAAGTACCGAATTTAGTGCTGCTTTCTGGTATTATGTTGATGCAAATCCAACACGTGCCGGCATTTTGTCAACAGGTGCTTCTGCCGATTCCAGAAATCAGGGATTCCGCCTGTTCCGCGAAGGAAGTGCAACCGAGCAACGGATAAAATTAAATGTGGGAATTGGAACCGGTGAAAGCTGGAACGATGGAGATGTGATAGATGCCACTGCTGGCGAATGGGTGCACATTGCCTTTACCATTTCGGATACAAAAAACAGCATTTTTATTAACGGTGCCGAAGTACGTTCTTCGGATATGACAGGAGCTTTGGATTGGACAGGTTGCGAGAACATTACAATTGGTGCAGGTGGCGAAACATTCAGCTACTGGAACCACTTGTCGGATTTTAGTTACATCGACGAACTACGATTCTTTGATAAAGCTTTAACTGCCGGCGAAATTCAAACCATTATCAACAACGACAAACCGTACGAACCAAAATATTCAGGTGAGGTTTTCTATCTTCCATTCGAAGGAAACTACATGGATTGGGTAACAGGCGAGTCAGCAGGCCAGGTTGGAACCACCGGATTTAACGCCGGTAAATCGGGTCAGGCTTTTGCAGGTGCTACCGATTCGTACATCACTTTCCCGGCAGAAAGATTTAAAGCCGACGAATTTAGTGCAACACTTTGGGTGAATGTTAATTCTACTCCCGACAGGGCTGGAATAATAAGTGTTGGAGCTTCAGCCGACAGCCGAAACCAGGGTTTCCGTTTGTTCCGCGAAGGAAGTGCCACCGAGCAGCGTATTAAATTGAATGTTGGAACCGGAGCAGGCGAAAGCTGGAATGACGGTGACGTTATTGATGTAACAGCCGGCGATTGGGTACACGTTGCCATTACCATTTCGCAAACAAAAAACACCATCTATTTTAATGGTGAAGAAATGAGATCTTCAGAAATGGCAGGATTTGACTGGACCGATTGCGAAACGCTTACCATTGGTGCAGGCGGCGAAACATTCAGCTACTGGAACCACTTATCAGACCTGAGTTTATTTGATGAAATCAGGTTCTTTAATAAAGCACTGACGCAGGCAGAAGTACAGGCTGTTTATAACGACGAGAAATAA
- a CDS encoding family 43 glycosylhydrolase has product MKKIGLYLFLALLFNVVNSTAQQYSETYCNPLDIDYTYMVYNSSRNISYRSGADPAVVEFRGEYYMFVTRSFGYWRSTDLLNWEFIKPVQWFFEGCNAPTAFNYKDSILYFAGDPAGYGSILYTDDPKGGKWTPTASISNNLQDSELFIDDDGKTYLYWGSSNVYPIQVKELNKDDRMLETGVKKELINLDEAEHGWERFGENNFHPTLKEGYMEGASMTKHNGKYYLQYAAPGTQFNVYGDGVYIGESPLGPFSYMKNNPMSFKPGGFTNGAGHGITVKETNGQYWHFATMALASNSHWERRLCMFPAYFDDDNLMHSNTHYGDYPRFGPGHPTKAGKHCGWMLLSYKGKVTVSSSKMQIVKSTSTDDDFQITEMPLVKNSAGEIVSDVLTDESPKSFWVAEANNDQQWVKIELLQPGDIYAIQLNYHDHESGIYTRTEGLRHRFSIEVSEDGTNWKTVVDRCKSYKDTPNAYIVLNQAVRAKFVRYKNVEVPGNNLALSEVRVFGKGFGKNPSKVKNFNVQRLEDRRDAQLSWEKVEGAQGYNVYWGIAPDKLYNSWLIYDNTDLLMRCLDKNTSYYFSIESFNENGISEQSEILKVE; this is encoded by the coding sequence ATGAAGAAAATCGGGCTGTATCTATTTCTTGCGTTGCTTTTTAATGTTGTAAATTCAACTGCACAACAGTATTCCGAAACGTATTGTAATCCTCTGGATATCGACTATACTTACATGGTTTATAATTCAAGTCGGAACATTTCGTACCGTTCGGGAGCCGATCCTGCAGTTGTCGAGTTTCGCGGAGAATATTACATGTTTGTTACACGCTCGTTTGGTTACTGGCGTTCCACCGATTTGCTCAACTGGGAATTTATTAAACCTGTTCAATGGTTTTTCGAAGGATGTAATGCACCAACTGCATTTAATTACAAAGATTCCATTTTGTATTTTGCCGGCGATCCGGCGGGTTATGGAAGCATTCTATATACCGATGATCCCAAAGGTGGAAAATGGACACCAACAGCATCCATCTCAAACAATCTTCAGGATTCAGAATTGTTTATAGACGACGATGGAAAAACCTATTTGTACTGGGGATCGTCAAATGTATATCCCATTCAGGTGAAAGAACTTAATAAAGACGACCGGATGCTGGAAACCGGAGTAAAAAAAGAACTCATAAACCTTGATGAAGCCGAGCACGGTTGGGAACGTTTTGGCGAAAACAACTTTCATCCCACTTTAAAAGAAGGGTATATGGAGGGCGCCTCAATGACCAAACACAATGGGAAATACTACCTGCAATATGCTGCACCGGGCACCCAGTTTAATGTATACGGCGATGGTGTTTATATTGGTGAATCGCCTCTTGGTCCCTTTTCTTATATGAAAAACAATCCGATGAGTTTTAAACCGGGTGGTTTTACAAACGGTGCCGGACACGGAATTACCGTTAAAGAAACAAACGGGCAGTACTGGCATTTTGCTACAATGGCATTGGCTTCCAACTCGCATTGGGAGCGGCGTTTGTGTATGTTTCCGGCCTATTTTGATGATGATAATTTGATGCATTCCAATACGCACTACGGCGATTATCCTCGTTTTGGTCCCGGTCATCCAACAAAAGCAGGAAAACATTGTGGATGGATGTTACTATCGTATAAAGGAAAAGTAACCGTGTCTTCATCAAAAATGCAAATCGTAAAAAGTACATCAACCGACGACGATTTTCAAATAACAGAAATGCCGCTTGTAAAAAACAGTGCCGGAGAGATCGTTTCTGATGTGCTAACGGATGAAAGCCCCAAATCGTTTTGGGTAGCCGAAGCCAATAACGATCAGCAATGGGTAAAGATAGAGTTGCTGCAACCCGGAGATATTTATGCCATTCAGCTCAACTATCACGATCACGAATCGGGCATTTACACCAGAACAGAAGGCTTACGGCATCGTTTTAGTATTGAGGTTTCGGAGGATGGTACAAACTGGAAAACGGTAGTTGACCGGTGTAAAAGTTACAAAGATACTCCCAACGCTTATATCGTACTTAACCAGGCAGTTCGTGCAAAATTTGTGAGATACAAAAATGTAGAAGTACCGGGTAATAACCTGGCTTTGTCGGAAGTGCGGGTATTTGGGAAAGGATTTGGAAAGAATCCGTCAAAAGTGAAAAATTTTAATGTACAACGTTTGGAAGACCGGCGGGATGCACAACTCAGTTGGGAAAAGGTTGAAGGAGCACAAGGTTATAACGTGTACTGGGGAATTGCTCCCGACAAACTCTATAATTCGTGGCTTATTTACGACAATACAGATTTGCTGATGCGCTGTCTGGATAAAAATACAAGCTACTATTTTTCAATCGAATCATTTAATGAAAATGGAATTTCGGAACAGTCGGAAATTCTGAAAGTTGAATAA
- the bglX gene encoding beta-glucosidase BglX: protein MKLYKLAVLSLIVLVSCQSQKTENKDAEMDMFISKLMNEMTIQEKIGQLNLVTPGGGILTGSVVSSDVETKIRNGNVGGIFGVYGPEKVRQAQKLAVEESRLKIPMLFGSDVIHGYKTIFPIPLGMACSWDMERIEQAAQIAAKEATADGIFWNFSPMVDISRDPRWGRISEGSGEDPYLGSQIAKAMVNGYQQNDVSAENTMMATVKHFALYGAAEAGRDYNSVDMSRLKMYNEYLPAYKAAIDAGAGCVMSSFNDVDGIPASGNKWLLSDLLRGEWNFDGFVVSDYTSVNEMIAHGLGDLQAVSALALNAGLDMDMVGEGFLTTLEKSLKEGKVSEENINTACRRVLEAKYKLGLFDDPYRYIDESRPEKDILTKENRAAARETAAHSFVLLKNNKQVLPLKKSGKVALVGPLADSQNNMLGTWAPTGDHSEAITVIKGFNNVIGNDVEVLYAKGANIVDDTQYAEKINVFGPKVNIDKRSPEQMIREAVAAAKKADVIVAVVGEASEMSGESASRSEITIPECQKKLIRELSKTGKPLVLVIMSGRPLAISEENELADAILFTWHPGVEAGNAIADVVFGDCNPSGKLAATFPRNVGQIPLYYAIRNTGRPQAGETFTKFKSNYLDVSNSPLFPFGYGLSYTQFAYSNLQMSSTKLTSEGAIQVSVDVKNTGNFDGEEVIQLYIRDVVASITRPMKELKGFKKEMILKGESKTVSFEISEKDLRFYNSQLHFDSEPGEFEVFIGGNSDQLLKASFILEK, encoded by the coding sequence ATGAAGTTATACAAACTGGCAGTATTAAGTTTGATTGTTTTGGTGTCGTGCCAAAGTCAAAAAACCGAAAATAAAGATGCTGAAATGGACATGTTTATCAGTAAACTGATGAACGAAATGACCATTCAGGAAAAAATAGGCCAATTAAATTTGGTTACACCGGGCGGTGGAATTTTAACCGGATCGGTGGTTAGCAGCGATGTGGAAACGAAGATCAGGAACGGAAATGTTGGCGGCATTTTTGGTGTTTACGGTCCCGAAAAAGTTCGGCAGGCACAAAAACTGGCAGTGGAAGAAAGCCGCCTGAAAATTCCAATGCTGTTTGGTTCCGATGTAATTCACGGATACAAAACCATTTTCCCAATACCCTTGGGAATGGCCTGCAGCTGGGACATGGAACGAATTGAACAAGCAGCACAAATAGCTGCCAAAGAAGCTACTGCCGATGGTATTTTCTGGAACTTTTCGCCCATGGTTGATATTTCGCGTGATCCGCGCTGGGGGCGCATCTCCGAAGGATCAGGCGAAGATCCGTATCTGGGTTCACAAATTGCCAAAGCCATGGTAAACGGCTACCAGCAAAACGATGTTTCGGCCGAAAATACAATGATGGCGACCGTTAAACATTTCGCTTTATACGGCGCAGCCGAGGCCGGGCGCGATTACAATTCGGTTGACATGAGCCGATTAAAAATGTATAACGAATATTTGCCTGCATACAAAGCTGCAATTGATGCCGGAGCAGGTTGTGTTATGTCGTCGTTTAACGATGTGGACGGAATTCCGGCAAGTGGAAACAAATGGCTTTTAAGCGATTTGTTGCGCGGTGAGTGGAACTTCGATGGTTTTGTGGTTTCCGATTATACCTCGGTGAATGAGATGATTGCGCATGGTTTGGGTGATTTACAAGCTGTTTCGGCTCTTGCTCTAAATGCCGGACTCGATATGGATATGGTGGGCGAAGGTTTTCTTACTACGCTTGAAAAATCGTTGAAGGAAGGCAAAGTTTCTGAAGAAAATATAAACACTGCTTGCCGAAGAGTGCTGGAGGCTAAATACAAATTAGGCTTGTTTGACGATCCGTATCGTTATATCGATGAATCGCGACCAGAGAAAGACATCTTAACGAAGGAAAATCGGGCTGCTGCGCGCGAAACTGCTGCCCATTCATTTGTTCTGTTGAAAAATAACAAGCAGGTTTTGCCCCTAAAAAAGTCGGGAAAAGTGGCTTTGGTTGGACCGCTGGCCGACAGTCAGAATAACATGCTGGGAACCTGGGCTCCAACCGGCGATCATTCCGAGGCCATAACCGTAATTAAGGGATTTAATAATGTAATTGGAAACGATGTAGAAGTACTTTATGCCAAGGGTGCAAATATTGTTGATGATACTCAATATGCTGAAAAGATAAATGTTTTCGGGCCAAAGGTAAACATCGATAAACGTTCTCCGGAACAAATGATACGCGAAGCAGTAGCAGCGGCAAAAAAGGCCGATGTAATTGTTGCGGTAGTTGGCGAAGCTTCTGAAATGAGTGGCGAATCTGCCAGCCGTTCTGAAATTACGATTCCTGAGTGTCAAAAGAAACTTATTCGCGAGTTGTCGAAAACTGGCAAACCATTGGTATTGGTTATTATGAGTGGTCGCCCGTTGGCAATTTCGGAGGAAAACGAATTGGCCGATGCCATTTTATTTACCTGGCATCCGGGTGTTGAAGCCGGAAATGCGATTGCCGATGTTGTTTTTGGCGATTGTAATCCCTCCGGAAAGCTGGCTGCTACTTTCCCCCGAAATGTTGGACAAATACCGCTGTATTATGCCATTCGGAATACCGGACGGCCACAGGCTGGCGAAACATTTACCAAATTCAAATCGAACTATCTCGACGTATCAAACTCCCCGCTTTTCCCTTTTGGATACGGATTGAGTTATACACAATTCGCCTATTCAAATCTTCAAATGAGCAGCACAAAGCTTACTTCTGAAGGAGCAATTCAAGTTAGTGTAGATGTAAAAAATACGGGAAATTTTGACGGAGAAGAAGTGATCCAGCTTTACATTCGCGATGTTGTTGCATCCATTACGCGCCCAATGAAAGAGTTAAAAGGATTCAAAAAAGAAATGATTCTGAAAGGAGAAAGTAAAACTGTTAGCTTCGAAATTTCAGAAAAGGATTTGCGTTTTTACAACAGCCAGCTTCATTTTGACTCAGAACCCGGCGAATTTGAAGTATTTATTGGAGGAAACTCTGATCAGTTATTAAAAGCTAGCTTTATTCTGGAAAAATAG
- a CDS encoding glucoamylase family protein: MKNFLAIAFVLLLFSACSQKNRTVEKSGTNTSELSDNQLLDTVQYQTFQYFWDGAEPHSGLARERIHLDNFYPQNDQDVITLGGSGFGVMAILVGLERGFITREQASERYRKIVDYLGKADRFHGAWPHWLDGPTGKVTPFSKKDDGGDLVETAFMIQGLLTVAEYFKTGNAEEQKLVEDINSLWHDVEWDWYTQGKDVLYWHWSPNYGWEMNFPVGGYNECLIMYVLAASSPTHPIQPSVYHKGWARGGKIANDTVYYGLNTVLNFYEHNDDPTGPLFWAHYSYLGLNPKGLKDTYADYWELNRNQALIHYKYALDNPKGFKGYGEKQWGFTSSYSMNGYAGHHPGESDLGVISPTAALSSFPYTPEESMQFLKYLYTKADTLIGKYGPYDAYSETDNWYLPRYLAIDQGPIPVMIENYRTGLLWELFMKNEDVQQGLQKLGFTY, from the coding sequence ATGAAAAACTTTTTAGCTATCGCTTTTGTTTTGCTTTTGTTTTCAGCATGTTCGCAAAAAAACAGAACGGTGGAAAAATCAGGCACAAACACGAGTGAATTAAGCGATAATCAATTGCTCGACACTGTTCAATACCAAACGTTTCAATATTTTTGGGACGGTGCCGAACCTCATTCCGGTCTGGCACGCGAACGCATTCATTTAGATAATTTTTATCCTCAAAACGATCAGGATGTAATTACTCTGGGCGGATCGGGTTTTGGAGTAATGGCCATTCTTGTGGGTTTGGAACGCGGATTTATTACACGTGAGCAAGCATCTGAAAGGTACCGAAAGATTGTAGATTATCTTGGGAAAGCCGATCGTTTTCATGGAGCATGGCCACATTGGCTCGACGGGCCAACCGGAAAAGTTACTCCTTTTAGTAAAAAAGATGACGGTGGCGATTTGGTAGAAACGGCGTTTATGATCCAGGGACTTTTAACGGTAGCAGAATATTTTAAAACCGGAAACGCCGAAGAGCAAAAGCTGGTTGAAGATATCAACAGTTTGTGGCACGATGTTGAGTGGGACTGGTACACGCAGGGGAAAGATGTTTTGTACTGGCACTGGTCGCCAAATTACGGATGGGAAATGAATTTCCCGGTGGGAGGCTACAATGAATGTTTGATTATGTATGTGCTGGCTGCTTCGTCGCCAACTCACCCAATTCAGCCAAGTGTTTATCACAAAGGTTGGGCACGTGGTGGTAAAATTGCAAACGATACGGTTTACTATGGTTTAAATACAGTTCTTAACTTTTACGAACACAACGATGATCCAACAGGGCCATTGTTTTGGGCGCACTATTCCTACCTCGGATTAAATCCAAAAGGTTTAAAAGATACCTATGCCGATTATTGGGAACTAAACCGTAACCAGGCACTCATTCATTATAAATATGCGCTCGACAATCCCAAAGGATTTAAAGGTTATGGCGAAAAACAATGGGGTTTTACGTCCAGTTATTCGATGAACGGATACGCCGGGCATCATCCCGGAGAAAGCGATCTTGGAGTAATTTCGCCAACTGCTGCCTTATCGTCATTTCCATATACTCCTGAAGAATCAATGCAGTTTCTAAAATATTTATACACCAAAGCAGATACATTGATTGGTAAATATGGTCCGTACGATGCATACAGTGAAACGGATAACTGGTATTTGCCAAGATATCTGGCCATTGACCAGGGCCCAATTCCGGTAATGATTGAAAACTATCGAACCGGTTTGCTTTGGGAGTTGTTTATGAAAAATGAAGATGTGCAGCAGGGTTTGCAAAAACTGGGCTTCACCTATTAA